One segment of Paenibacillus sp. FSL R7-0337 DNA contains the following:
- a CDS encoding nucleotidyltransferase domain-containing protein gives MNESTRKELLSKNEKLINMVIERAKRDFPEEIAVIGLTGSFRTGDFHDKSDLDLIIINNNNEGWDISSCFILGDVGYDIYCTPWETRIEDQAALESPMISSLTDLLVLYCAKPEYMEKLRAYQQRAQDALAKPIGSECLERAKKWIDLAKQEYANAYLHEEIGAVRLASAEMVYNLVNALSQMNNTYFQRGLKRYLEEVKSFRHLPGDFETNYWNVIRAKNVDEIRNTSRFLLNSILELHKALHQQYVEQPVPTYDNLKGTYEELWCNYRNKVISSVESKDASYAFYAAMGAQGLLDEMTESRGTRKFNLMQYFDVDYLDLFKDRFLLAMDDYLEEYHRVGRQLQRYDTLEELYREYMKK, from the coding sequence ATGAACGAAAGTACCAGGAAAGAATTATTATCCAAAAATGAAAAATTAATCAATATGGTGATCGAGCGGGCCAAACGGGATTTTCCGGAAGAGATTGCAGTGATCGGACTTACGGGCTCTTTCAGAACCGGGGATTTCCATGACAAAAGCGATCTCGATCTGATCATCATCAATAACAATAATGAAGGCTGGGACATCTCATCCTGCTTCATTCTCGGGGATGTCGGATATGATATCTACTGCACGCCTTGGGAGACCCGGATTGAAGATCAGGCGGCGCTTGAGAGTCCGATGATCTCCAGTCTGACCGATCTGCTGGTGCTCTACTGCGCGAAGCCGGAATATATGGAGAAGCTGAGAGCCTATCAGCAGCGGGCGCAGGATGCACTGGCGAAGCCCATTGGAAGCGAATGCCTGGAGCGGGCCAAGAAGTGGATTGATCTGGCGAAGCAGGAGTATGCGAATGCATATCTTCATGAGGAGATCGGGGCAGTCAGGCTGGCATCAGCCGAAATGGTGTATAATCTGGTGAACGCTTTGTCGCAAATGAATAATACGTATTTTCAGAGAGGGCTGAAGCGTTATCTGGAGGAGGTGAAGTCCTTCCGGCATCTTCCGGGGGATTTCGAGACGAACTACTGGAATGTGATCCGAGCAAAAAATGTGGATGAGATCAGAAACACTTCCCGTTTCCTGCTGAATAGCATCCTTGAGCTTCACAAAGCGCTGCATCAGCAATATGTGGAACAGCCTGTGCCCACCTATGATAATCTGAAGGGAACCTATGAGGAATTATGGTGCAACTACCGTAACAAGGTGATTTCCAGCGTTGAAAGTAAGGATGCCTCTTACGCCTTTTACGCCGCTATGGGAGCGCAGGGTCTGCTGGATGAGATGACCGAGTCGCGGGGAACGCGGAAGTTCAATCTTATGCAGTATTTTGATGTGGACTATCTGGACCTGTTCAAGGACCGGTTCCTCCTGGCAATGGACGACTATCTGGAGGAATATCACCGGGTCGGACGGCAGCTTCAGCGTTACGATACTTTGGAAGAGCTGTACCGGGAATATATGAAAAAGTAG
- a CDS encoding HAMP domain-containing sensor histidine kinase — protein MAKLVRSFRFKMISLLVLSMLCSGVITFVLYKSLQMYYTSQVKYEDKLTRFRYLIADFGDLNFFLIFFIPLALLFFFLFTKPYARYFKEISHHIRLLANGDFKSRIEIHSNDEFEDIAADLNQAKDKLEEAVERGDFAENSKDKLVLNLAHDLRTPLTSVLGYLDLVLKDGELTAEQARHYTTIAYTKSQRLEKLIDELFEITRMNYGMLTVEQRPLDLSELLVQLNEELYPLLENNGLSARTQVTPQLKITGDGELLARVFENLLTNAVRYGKDGRYVDIRCYPEGETIVVQVMNYGDMIPAEDLPFLFDMFYTGDRARTHQESSTGLGLFIAKNIVEQHQGTISVQSDTIRTLFEVRLPGVIE, from the coding sequence ATGGCTAAACTTGTCCGCAGCTTCCGCTTTAAAATGATATCCCTGCTGGTACTCAGCATGCTCTGCTCCGGCGTTATAACCTTTGTACTCTACAAAAGCCTGCAAATGTATTATACCTCTCAGGTGAAGTATGAAGACAAGCTGACCCGCTTCCGTTACCTAATTGCCGATTTCGGCGACCTGAATTTCTTCCTGATCTTCTTCATTCCGCTGGCGCTGCTGTTCTTCTTCCTGTTCACCAAGCCGTATGCCCGCTATTTCAAAGAAATCTCGCACCACATCCGCCTGCTGGCTAACGGGGATTTCAAAAGCCGGATCGAAATTCATTCTAACGATGAATTCGAGGATATCGCCGCTGATCTTAACCAAGCCAAAGACAAACTCGAGGAAGCGGTGGAACGCGGGGACTTCGCGGAGAACAGCAAGGACAAGCTGGTGCTCAATCTGGCTCATGATCTGCGGACTCCGCTGACCTCTGTACTCGGCTACCTGGATCTGGTGCTGAAGGACGGGGAGTTAACCGCCGAACAAGCCAGACATTACACCACGATTGCCTACACCAAATCACAGCGGCTGGAAAAGCTGATCGACGAGCTGTTCGAGATTACCCGGATGAACTACGGCATGCTTACCGTGGAGCAGCGCCCCCTTGATCTGAGCGAGCTGCTGGTCCAGCTGAACGAGGAATTGTATCCTCTGCTGGAGAACAACGGGCTGAGCGCCCGCACCCAGGTCACTCCGCAGCTCAAAATCACCGGAGACGGTGAACTGCTGGCCCGGGTGTTCGAGAACCTGCTGACCAATGCGGTGCGTTACGGCAAAGACGGCCGTTATGTCGATATCCGCTGCTACCCGGAGGGTGAGACGATCGTTGTCCAGGTTATGAATTACGGGGATATGATCCCGGCGGAGGATCTGCCTTTTCTGTTCGATATGTTCTATACAGGCGACCGGGCGCGGACCCATCAGGAGAGCAGCACCGGGCTGGGCCTGTTCATTGCCAAAAATATCGTCGAGCAGCATCAGGGGACGATCTCCGTACAGAGTGACACGATCCGCACGCTCTTCGAGGTCCGTCTGCCGGGTGTGATCGAGTAG
- a CDS encoding ABC transporter substrate-binding protein, with protein MKLHSQFLKLHSQHGGPAEISITLDELALTLGCTHRNALHVIRKMADLGWITWTPSRGRGRRSKLVFLAAAEDIALESMKQAISSKDISSALEGIRGHARTSSLQDTLQGWLLAYFGHHAEVHSDKRIDTLRLPVTQQLHTFDPLYMNLLAESFVSSHVFDGLVGRSGERGKVIPGLAHAWETDGSRTAWTFHLRKEVLFHHGKVLTAEDVVYSFERMMSTSQRMLYSYIVKEIQEVQALNASTVRILLKNPNELFLPFLCTSRAAIVPRDLESIGENLFGRRPAGTGPFKVVEMNEDTCVLEVFPYYFQGRAHLDRVEIIYVPWSLDREPSETGSAFHVIPNPSTAGADSLSRIHSESYVRKFVTCNTKKKGPLSDPLLRAELLSCLQETPRVPFRHFAAPPAEVLQIATIPQYAGDAEYIAARLTQHGYSCKVLSVSPEEFKGPIRLKSDLIVFSLLRDQDEQLRLYDLYLTLSQHIEPRTRAGIEGRLRQISRESDAAVRAEGFRLIEDTLTRDHQLHILYERPAETAYLPSVRGVTFNSQGWVDLRHLWFPPEL; from the coding sequence ATGAAGCTGCACAGTCAATTCCTGAAGCTGCATTCGCAGCATGGAGGTCCGGCTGAGATCTCCATCACCCTGGACGAGCTGGCCTTGACCCTTGGCTGCACCCACCGCAATGCATTGCATGTGATCCGCAAAATGGCCGATCTCGGCTGGATCACCTGGACCCCCAGCCGGGGACGGGGACGGCGCTCCAAGCTGGTATTCCTAGCGGCAGCCGAGGACATTGCCCTGGAATCCATGAAGCAGGCCATAAGCAGCAAGGATATCAGCAGTGCGCTGGAGGGCATCCGCGGACATGCCCGAACTTCATCGCTGCAGGACACGCTGCAAGGCTGGCTGCTCGCTTACTTCGGGCATCATGCCGAGGTGCACAGCGACAAGCGGATCGATACGCTGCGGCTGCCGGTCACCCAGCAGCTCCATACCTTCGATCCGCTCTATATGAATTTGCTGGCGGAGTCGTTTGTCTCCAGCCATGTTTTTGACGGGCTGGTCGGCCGCAGCGGTGAACGCGGCAAGGTGATCCCCGGCCTGGCCCATGCCTGGGAGACAGACGGGAGCCGGACGGCCTGGACTTTTCATCTGCGCAAGGAGGTCTTGTTCCATCACGGTAAGGTACTGACCGCGGAGGATGTTGTCTACTCGTTCGAACGTATGATGTCCACCTCGCAGCGCATGCTGTACAGTTATATTGTCAAGGAGATTCAGGAGGTCCAAGCCTTGAATGCCTCTACCGTCCGCATTCTGCTGAAGAACCCGAATGAGCTCTTCCTTCCCTTCCTCTGCACCAGCCGGGCGGCGATTGTGCCACGCGATCTGGAGTCCATCGGAGAGAATCTGTTTGGACGCAGACCGGCGGGCACCGGTCCGTTCAAGGTCGTGGAGATGAATGAAGACACCTGTGTGCTGGAAGTGTTCCCGTATTACTTCCAGGGGCGGGCCCATCTGGACCGTGTGGAGATTATCTATGTCCCGTGGAGCCTTGACCGGGAGCCCTCAGAGACCGGCTCTGCCTTCCATGTCATCCCTAATCCGTCCACAGCGGGCGCAGACTCTCTAAGCAGAATTCATTCCGAGTCCTATGTCCGCAAATTCGTAACCTGCAACACGAAGAAAAAGGGACCGCTAAGCGATCCCCTTCTCCGTGCCGAGCTGCTATCCTGTCTGCAGGAAACTCCGAGAGTGCCCTTCCGGCATTTCGCAGCGCCTCCGGCTGAAGTCTTGCAGATTGCCACGATCCCGCAGTATGCCGGGGATGCCGAATACATCGCCGCAAGACTAACGCAGCATGGATATTCCTGCAAGGTGTTATCCGTGTCGCCGGAGGAATTCAAAGGCCCGATCCGCCTGAAGTCCGACCTGATCGTCTTCTCGCTGCTCCGCGACCAGGATGAGCAGCTCCGGCTGTACGATCTGTATCTGACCCTCTCGCAGCACATCGAACCGCGCACCCGTGCGGGCATTGAGGGCAGGCTGCGCCAGATCTCGCGGGAGTCTGACGCCGCCGTCCGGGCGGAAGGCTTCCGGTTGATTGAGGATACTCTAACCCGTGACCACCAGCTGCATATTCTGTACGAACGGCCTGCCGAGACTGCCTATCTGCCCTCCGTACGCGGGGTGACCTTCAACAGCCAGGGCTGGGTCGATCTGCGCCATCTGTGGTTTCCGCCGGAGCTGTAG
- a CDS encoding DinB family protein: protein MQTLFRYNWQVREEWYQWCEELPEEELVKTRIGGVGGILQTLVHIVDVELSWVRDMEGKPDIRLDFTEYNTLQRIREVDARFRPEVESFVVAWNEELERRILSEDGPDGQVTQHRWGEVMRHVAAHEIHHIGQLSIWSRELDRKPVSPNLVRRGLATYLPGRE, encoded by the coding sequence ATGCAAACTTTATTTCGCTATAACTGGCAGGTCCGCGAGGAATGGTATCAATGGTGCGAGGAGCTGCCGGAAGAAGAACTGGTGAAGACACGGATTGGCGGAGTGGGCGGAATCCTGCAGACGCTAGTGCATATTGTGGATGTGGAATTAAGCTGGGTCCGGGATATGGAAGGTAAGCCGGATATCCGTTTAGACTTCACGGAGTACAACACTCTGCAGAGAATCAGAGAGGTAGACGCACGCTTCCGGCCGGAGGTGGAGTCCTTCGTAGTGGCCTGGAATGAGGAATTGGAACGGAGGATTCTAAGTGAGGATGGGCCGGATGGGCAGGTTACCCAGCATAGATGGGGCGAAGTCATGCGCCATGTTGCCGCGCATGAGATTCATCACATCGGCCAGCTCTCCATCTGGTCAAGGGAACTCGACCGTAAGCCAGTCTCCCCTAATCTGGTGCGCAGAGGTCTGGCTACGTATTTACCCGGCAGAGAATAA
- a CDS encoding DUF4173 domain-containing protein has translation MDEQMVSKPGLGRVALLAAFLLAIVHQYLFYGKMPGISYPIFVTLFYAFMLYFAKERLRKQTWFSYVWMASIFLLSLTYMLFGNWFFFALNIVVIPVLILLHMTYMLSYRKPAWSGIALIGAALEHLFPQSLRNWATGLRLLRRGKGGIPNERKQVLMRVLIGLLISVPLLLIVISLLSTADGVFSQLLAALPRIFDNISLGDWIFRGLWVLLLGLGMFGFVWGFVQSKSYIRTPLASEFDSMGQKLVAAEAGDEGIGLDDPVIITTVLTAINAVYMLFVSVQFSYLFGAWDGILPENSTYADYARSGFLELILVTSINFAILLLSLLAVRKAGGILKRVIQLLLYILVLCSMIMLYSAYSRLTLYEEAYGYTYIRFLVHAFMIFLGLLLVLAAVRISREPFPLLKCYIVLGLLSYVLMNYIGMDHIIAQQNIQRYEASGTLDAGYLAGLSADVVPELIRFSKQEKGILDEALRSRLSERTQPKQSWPSFNLANHRERRVLAEYFAGEVVYK, from the coding sequence ATGGATGAACAAATGGTATCCAAACCGGGGCTTGGGCGTGTAGCCTTATTAGCCGCATTTCTGCTTGCGATTGTGCATCAGTACCTGTTCTACGGCAAAATGCCGGGGATCTCTTACCCGATTTTTGTCACATTGTTCTACGCCTTTATGCTCTATTTCGCCAAGGAGCGGCTTCGCAAGCAGACCTGGTTCAGCTATGTTTGGATGGCTTCTATTTTTTTGTTGTCCCTAACCTATATGCTGTTCGGCAACTGGTTTTTCTTTGCGCTTAATATCGTTGTTATTCCGGTGCTGATTCTATTACATATGACGTATATGCTTAGTTACCGCAAGCCCGCTTGGAGCGGAATCGCACTGATCGGCGCGGCCCTGGAGCATCTGTTCCCGCAAAGTCTGCGCAACTGGGCGACGGGACTGAGACTGCTGCGCCGGGGCAAAGGCGGGATACCGAATGAACGCAAGCAGGTATTGATGCGGGTGCTGATTGGCCTGCTGATTTCCGTGCCGCTGTTGCTGATCGTGATCTCGCTGCTCTCTACGGCGGACGGAGTATTCAGTCAGCTGCTGGCAGCGCTCCCAAGGATTTTTGACAATATTTCGCTGGGGGACTGGATCTTCCGGGGCTTGTGGGTTCTGCTGCTCGGGCTAGGCATGTTCGGCTTCGTCTGGGGGTTTGTACAGAGTAAATCCTATATCCGCACTCCACTGGCCAGTGAGTTTGATTCGATGGGACAGAAGCTGGTAGCAGCTGAAGCAGGGGACGAGGGTATTGGTCTTGATGACCCCGTCATTATCACTACTGTACTGACTGCAATCAATGCAGTGTACATGCTGTTTGTTAGTGTCCAGTTCTCGTATCTGTTCGGCGCCTGGGACGGGATTCTGCCGGAGAACAGTACGTATGCGGACTATGCGCGGAGCGGTTTTCTGGAGCTGATTCTGGTCACATCCATTAACTTCGCGATCTTGCTGCTGTCCTTACTGGCTGTGCGTAAAGCGGGCGGCATTCTGAAGCGGGTAATTCAGCTCCTGCTGTACATTCTGGTGTTATGCTCCATGATCATGCTGTATTCTGCGTACTCGCGGCTGACTCTGTATGAAGAGGCTTACGGTTATACCTACATCCGGTTCCTGGTGCATGCCTTCATGATCTTCCTCGGATTGCTGCTGGTGCTGGCGGCCGTGCGGATTAGCCGGGAACCCTTCCCGCTTCTCAAATGTTACATCGTGCTCGGCCTGCTCTCCTACGTGCTGATGAACTATATAGGAATGGATCATATCATTGCCCAGCAGAATATCCAGCGTTATGAAGCAAGCGGCACACTGGATGCCGGTTATCTGGCCGGACTCTCCGCAGATGTGGTTCCAGAGCTGATCAGGTTCAGCAAGCAGGAAAAGGGGATTCTGGACGAGGCGCTGCGCAGCAGACTGTCTGAACGTACTCAGCCTAAGCAGAGCTGGCCTTCGTTCAATCTGGCGAATCACCGGGAGCGTAGAGTGCTTGCGGAATATTTTGCAGGAGAGGTAGTGTACAAATAG
- a CDS encoding D-Ala-D-Ala carboxypeptidase VanY, which produces MKKWLVVIVIALLIGYEWMSRDQEDATADLNIKTIRVSADNGSKTLTVIPKGQIYQGNLLLVNKDYPVQPSGVSADIVRLTDYEELTSGYLLLDHKTLLSRQVAEKFTKMVHAAAGDDINSFLISSGYRDNEKQKQLYEEKGADYALPPGYSEHNLGLSLDIGSSQMAMSRAPEGQWLREHAWDYGFILRYPEDKTDITGIKYEPWHFRYVGLPHSVIMRDKNFTLEEYLEFLKGKKSIATTVNGVEYQISYIEINGNTPVPTPDAQHIEFSGDNMNGVIMTVYP; this is translated from the coding sequence ATGAAGAAATGGTTAGTGGTAATTGTGATTGCCCTGCTGATCGGTTATGAGTGGATGTCCAGGGATCAAGAGGATGCCACGGCAGACCTGAATATTAAGACAATACGAGTCTCTGCAGATAATGGCTCGAAGACTCTGACCGTGATCCCGAAGGGCCAGATCTATCAGGGGAACCTGCTGCTGGTCAACAAGGATTATCCCGTTCAGCCCTCGGGGGTCAGCGCAGATATTGTAAGGCTTACCGACTATGAGGAGCTGACTTCCGGCTACCTGCTGCTGGATCACAAAACGCTGCTCTCGAGGCAAGTGGCAGAGAAATTCACCAAGATGGTACATGCCGCAGCCGGGGATGACATCAACAGCTTCCTGATCAGCAGCGGTTACCGGGACAATGAGAAGCAGAAGCAGTTATATGAGGAAAAAGGAGCAGATTATGCTCTTCCGCCCGGATACAGCGAGCATAACCTGGGCTTGTCGCTTGACATCGGCTCCTCCCAAATGGCCATGAGCCGCGCCCCTGAAGGACAATGGCTGCGGGAGCATGCATGGGATTACGGCTTTATTCTGCGCTATCCTGAGGATAAAACAGATATCACCGGCATCAAGTATGAGCCCTGGCATTTCAGATATGTAGGACTTCCGCACAGTGTGATTATGCGCGACAAGAACTTCACGCTGGAAGAATATCTTGAATTCCTTAAGGGGAAGAAGTCGATTGCCACTACCGTTAACGGAGTCGAATATCAGATTTCCTATATCGAAATTAACGGGAACACTCCTGTTCCCACCCCTGACGCCCAGCATATTGAGTTCTCCGGCGATAACATGAACGGTGTGATTATGACGGTCTATCCTTAA
- a CDS encoding cyclic nucleotide-binding domain-containing protein → MQSIINPEAVRSLTEQNGLTAMFSSSAIAQMELRRYSGGEAVCSVGDRLEHMFFLMQGKLKIHTLLPNGKSMLVRFARPMSVIGDVELLRQYPVKNEVVSVGDSLLLVAGRKLLLREIEDNTALLRFLVGELSHKMYTLGQTSAMNVLYPVENRFASYLMSLFADNTGAQRVEEIRTSTLTETADLLGTSYRHLNRVVRRLIEDGIIERRNGRLIVRDEERLARLANGNLYD, encoded by the coding sequence ATGCAATCGATTATAAATCCGGAGGCGGTTCGAAGCCTTACCGAGCAGAATGGACTCACAGCCATGTTCAGCAGCAGCGCGATTGCCCAGATGGAGCTTCGGCGTTACAGCGGCGGGGAGGCCGTCTGCTCAGTGGGCGACCGGCTGGAGCATATGTTTTTCCTGATGCAAGGCAAGCTGAAGATTCATACGCTGCTGCCTAACGGCAAGTCCATGCTGGTCCGGTTCGCCCGGCCGATGTCGGTAATCGGGGATGTGGAGCTGCTGCGCCAGTATCCGGTCAAGAATGAGGTCGTCTCTGTAGGGGACAGCCTGCTGCTTGTCGCCGGAAGGAAGCTGCTGCTCCGGGAGATTGAAGACAATACTGCGCTGTTGCGCTTCCTGGTAGGAGAGTTGAGCCACAAAATGTACACGCTCGGCCAGACCTCAGCCATGAATGTGCTCTATCCGGTAGAGAACCGGTTCGCCAGCTACCTGATGTCGCTGTTCGCGGACAACACCGGCGCCCAGCGCGTAGAAGAGATTCGTACCTCCACACTGACAGAGACCGCCGATCTGCTTGGCACCAGTTACCGGCATCTCAACCGGGTGGTGCGCCGCCTGATTGAAGACGGAATTATTGAACGCAGGAACGGCCGATTGATTGTACGGGATGAGGAGCGGCTGGCAAGGCTTGCGAACGGGAATTTGTACGATTGA
- the cysK gene encoding cysteine synthase A, with product MTNRVVSNITELIGGTPVVRLNRVTGSADAELYVKLEMFNPSGSVKDRAAYNLILQAELDGRLQPGGTIIEPTSGNTGIGLAMNAAAKGYKAILIMPDNMTKERINILKAYGAEVVLTPAAERMPGAIAKAVELGREIPGSFIPQQFENQANPDIHRTTTAPEILEQMEGRLDVFVATSGTGGTITGTGEALRARLPELRVVVVEPQGSPVLSGGQPGPHKLVGTSPGFVPAILNTGIYDEIVQVSDEDALEMVRELARTEGILIGPSGGAAVWTALQEARRLGRGKRVLCIAPDTGERYLSMGIFD from the coding sequence ATGACGAATCGGGTAGTAAGCAATATTACAGAGCTGATCGGCGGCACGCCGGTTGTGCGCTTGAACCGGGTAACGGGATCTGCGGATGCGGAGCTGTATGTGAAGCTGGAGATGTTCAATCCCAGCGGCAGCGTCAAGGACCGGGCGGCCTATAATCTGATTCTCCAGGCGGAGCTGGACGGGCGGCTGCAGCCGGGCGGGACAATTATTGAGCCGACCAGCGGAAATACTGGAATTGGACTGGCGATGAACGCGGCAGCGAAGGGATATAAGGCTATCCTGATCATGCCGGATAATATGACGAAGGAACGGATCAATATCCTGAAGGCTTATGGGGCGGAAGTGGTGCTGACTCCGGCGGCGGAGCGCATGCCCGGCGCGATTGCTAAGGCGGTGGAGCTGGGACGGGAGATCCCCGGCAGCTTCATTCCGCAGCAGTTCGAGAATCAGGCGAACCCGGATATTCACCGCACCACCACCGCGCCGGAAATTCTGGAACAGATGGAAGGGCGGCTGGATGTCTTCGTTGCCACTTCCGGGACGGGCGGCACTATTACCGGAACCGGGGAGGCGCTGCGCGCACGACTGCCGGAGCTGCGCGTGGTTGTCGTGGAGCCGCAGGGTTCGCCGGTGCTGTCCGGCGGCCAGCCCGGGCCGCATAAGCTGGTGGGAACCAGCCCCGGCTTCGTGCCGGCGATTCTGAATACCGGCATCTACGATGAGATTGTGCAGGTATCCGATGAGGATGCCTTGGAGATGGTAAGAGAACTGGCCCGTACTGAGGGAATTCTGATCGGACCTTCCGGCGGAGCCGCAGTCTGGACGGCCTTGCAGGAGGCACGGCGCCTGGGACGGGGCAAGCGGGTGTTATGTATCGCGCCGGATACCGGGGAACGTTACCTCAGCATGGGGATTTTTGACTAA
- a CDS encoding methyl-accepting chemotaxis protein, with protein MSSRLRGIRAKIIFGFAAVILVFILAITGSTIFQGKVTMLTDQINRNYSKLSMVQKLTDEIRTADGLAARYVMSNTTEERTANLTAYEAKIPEITSAVEELKGAGLNQAELAGIQKLEGEWDNYLTVLKQAFALAKEGDFPQAQKSFTSLSLTTIIDSQLVFETMLHDEIMKEQSQAATHRSSSMFTSMGVTGLSVVLALLIAFVLSARILKPVNDVNRQLQEIVGGDADLTRKLSVQTKDEIGELARNFNTMTDNLAAMITQVKLSANGLAASSVKLTSDSGATADTTEKIAGIMGEVASGAGMQMNDLQTNMNTIIEMSDGIQQIAASVQDISEASMHSSDYAVAGDLSLQSAVRQMESINESIQSLSQKVMGFVNRSQDISSIVGVIKGIASETNMLALNATIEAARAGEHGRGFAVVADQVRRLAEQSADSANQIAEMATGIQADADHAVKVMKNSMNEVMGGTKIIEEAGQSFNAIRHSIDSLAGQVQEVSGAVEEITAATEEIVDSIRTVTHISETTAASTQQVSAASQEQMASVEQIASSASALSMLAQGLQGLVARFNV; from the coding sequence ATGTCGAGCAGACTTAGAGGAATCCGGGCCAAAATCATATTTGGTTTCGCCGCTGTTATTCTCGTGTTCATTCTCGCAATAACCGGCAGTACTATATTTCAGGGTAAGGTGACCATGCTTACAGATCAGATCAACCGTAATTACAGCAAGCTCTCGATGGTACAGAAATTAACCGATGAGATCCGGACGGCGGACGGCCTGGCCGCAAGGTATGTGATGAGTAATACCACTGAGGAGAGAACTGCCAATCTGACCGCCTATGAAGCCAAGATCCCGGAGATTACATCCGCAGTTGAAGAGCTTAAGGGCGCCGGCCTGAATCAAGCGGAGCTTGCAGGAATTCAGAAGCTGGAGGGGGAGTGGGACAATTATCTGACGGTGCTGAAGCAGGCTTTTGCCTTGGCTAAGGAAGGGGATTTCCCGCAAGCGCAGAAGTCGTTCACAAGCCTCTCCCTTACGACTATTATCGATTCCCAGCTGGTGTTCGAGACGATGCTGCATGATGAAATTATGAAGGAACAGAGCCAGGCGGCTACCCACCGCAGCTCCTCGATGTTTACCAGCATGGGGGTGACAGGCTTATCCGTGGTGCTGGCTCTGCTGATCGCATTCGTATTGTCGGCAAGGATTCTGAAGCCGGTGAACGATGTGAACAGGCAGCTCCAGGAGATTGTGGGCGGCGATGCCGACTTAACCCGCAAGCTTAGTGTGCAGACGAAGGATGAGATCGGTGAGCTGGCCCGGAATTTCAATACAATGACCGATAATCTGGCAGCAATGATCACCCAGGTGAAGCTGTCGGCGAACGGTCTGGCGGCTTCTTCAGTGAAGCTGACCTCGGATAGCGGAGCGACCGCCGATACTACCGAGAAGATCGCCGGAATTATGGGTGAGGTCGCAAGCGGCGCGGGCATGCAGATGAATGATCTGCAGACCAACATGAACACCATTATTGAAATGTCGGACGGGATTCAACAGATTGCTGCCAGTGTACAGGATATCTCGGAAGCTTCTATGCATTCTTCAGATTATGCGGTGGCCGGGGATCTGTCTCTGCAATCTGCCGTCCGGCAGATGGAATCGATTAACGAATCCATTCAGTCATTATCGCAAAAGGTTATGGGCTTCGTGAATCGTTCACAGGATATAAGCAGCATTGTAGGGGTGATCAAGGGGATTGCCTCGGAGACGAATATGCTGGCACTGAATGCAACCATTGAAGCGGCCCGGGCCGGAGAGCACGGCAGAGGATTTGCTGTTGTAGCCGATCAAGTGCGCAGACTGGCCGAACAGTCCGCAGATTCCGCCAATCAGATTGCCGAAATGGCGACTGGAATCCAGGCCGATGCTGATCATGCAGTGAAGGTGATGAAGAACAGCATGAACGAAGTAATGGGCGGAACCAAGATCATAGAAGAGGCAGGGCAGTCTTTCAATGCCATCCGCCATTCGATTGATTCACTGGCGGGACAGGTCCAGGAGGTATCCGGTGCGGTAGAAGAAATCACGGCAGCGACGGAGGAGATTGTAGATTCCATCCGCACCGTTACGCATATCTCGGAGACCACCGCGGCAAGTACACAGCAAGTATCCGCCGCATCGCAAGAGCAGATGGCTTCAGTGGAACAGATCGCCTCTTCTGCCAGTGCGCTTAGCATGCTGGCGCAAGGGCTGCAAGGTTTGGTAGCACGTTTTAATGTATAA
- a CDS encoding VanZ family protein, which translates to MNKAHKQTKYGLQVLFTVYVYILFKIILFKFGSMNLPFLWQQLQHSPDHIAASLQRANLVPLATLTNTYHHISTSTVVNFLGNIALFIPYGIFLVLLNPNGKGSGSFTGVLLWSFALSAVLECSQAVFYIGTFDVDDLLLNTFGGVLGYMLIRPILTIYTTGRQGSSVTQK; encoded by the coding sequence ATGAATAAGGCACACAAGCAGACAAAGTACGGTTTACAGGTACTGTTTACCGTCTACGTGTATATTTTGTTTAAAATTATTTTGTTCAAATTCGGTTCGATGAATCTCCCGTTTCTATGGCAGCAGCTTCAGCACAGCCCGGACCATATTGCCGCCAGTCTGCAACGCGCAAATCTGGTCCCGCTGGCCACCTTAACCAATACCTATCACCATATCAGCACAAGCACCGTCGTTAATTTTCTGGGGAATATCGCCTTATTCATTCCTTATGGCATCTTCCTGGTGCTGCTCAACCCGAATGGAAAAGGCAGCGGCTCCTTCACCGGTGTCCTGCTGTGGTCCTTCGCGTTAAGCGCCGTGCTGGAATGCTCGCAAGCCGTATTCTATATTGGAACGTTTGATGTGGATGACCTTCTTCTAAATACATTCGGCGGGGTGCTGGGATATATGCTGATCCGGCCTATCCTGACGATCTATACGACAGGCAGACAAGGCTCCTCCGTCACCCAGAAGTGA